From the Clostridium putrefaciens genome, one window contains:
- the lgt gene encoding prolipoprotein diacylglyceryl transferase, giving the protein MNPVAFNIFGIDLMWYGIIISFGMMLGLIIISYTSKVKGVSFDNIIDTFLIAFPIAILGARAYYVAFEFENYRGDISSMFNLRQGGLAIHGGVIFGVLAAYLYSKKKKFDFLSMIDVVAPSLILVQGIGRWGNFINKEAHGGPVTFEFINKFPGFIQRGMNIGGIYYHPTFLYESIWDLIVFFILLILLKRRKEEEKGTIIAYYAVLYSLGRFFIEGLRTDSLMILGLRTAQLVSLLLIIAGLVSIFIIKKRANSK; this is encoded by the coding sequence AGGGCTTATTATAATTTCTTACACCAGCAAGGTAAAAGGTGTTAGTTTTGATAATATAATAGATACATTTTTAATAGCTTTTCCAATAGCAATATTGGGTGCTAGAGCTTATTATGTGGCCTTTGAATTTGAAAATTATAGAGGGGATATATCATCCATGTTTAATTTAAGGCAAGGTGGACTTGCTATACATGGGGGAGTTATATTTGGTGTGCTTGCAGCCTACTTATATTCTAAGAAAAAGAAGTTTGATTTTTTATCCATGATAGATGTAGTAGCGCCTTCACTTATACTAGTTCAGGGCATTGGAAGGTGGGGAAACTTTATTAATAAAGAGGCTCATGGAGGTCCTGTAACCTTTGAGTTTATAAATAAGTTCCCAGGCTTTATTCAAAGGGGTATGAATATAGGTGGCATATATTATCATCCTACATTTTTATATGAATCAATATGGGATCTAATAGTATTTTTTATTCTTCTTATACTACTAAAAAGGAGAAAAGAAGAGGAAAAGGGTACTATAATAGCATATTATGCTGTTTTATACTCTTTAGGTAGATTCTTTATTGAAGGATTAAGGACAGATAGTCTTATGATATTAGGCCTCAGGACAGCTCAGTTAGTAAGTTTACTTCTTATAATTGCTGGACTTGTAAGTATTTTCATTATAAAGAAAAGAGCAAATAGTAAATAA